A segment of the Nomascus leucogenys isolate Asia chromosome 1a, Asia_NLE_v1, whole genome shotgun sequence genome:
CTTATTGGCTGAATGCCTAATCAGATCCTAATTCCTTGGTAATTGCTGGCCCATGATACAGTTAATACCCTGATCTTGAATATATCTTTGAGTGAACAGATGTGCTGTTCAGTGAAGGGATAATAAACTTGCATATTACagtttcagaaaattaaaatccCTGGTGGATGGTGTCTTTGATTAAAGTCAGCTTGTTATAGTTTCCTCCTGGTTCTTGTACTCCGTCCACTGAAAAATAGTTTGCTTATCAGAGCAGACTCTAGAGAGGCACAGATGTGAGCACTGGACCTTGGCAGCATCTAGTGACATCCCCTAGGGCTGCCTTATCTGTCACCCAGCGAGTTTACGCCAGTGCTGTGCCTTGAGCCCATGTTTTTCTGGGTCCTGATTCCAGAGCCGGCTGCTCAGCTGATTGCTGGGTCATCCCATGCTTCAGGGACCTCATCCTAGGACCTGCCTGATGTAACCTGCCCAAGGGCTGGGGAAAGGGGTGTGGAAAGACAGACTCTGGGGGGGCTAAGCTATCAGAGCCAAAAGACTTCATTCTTATGAGGCAGTGATACCCTCACTTTACAggagagaaaaatgtttaatctgaAATTTTTCTGGTGGTGGGAATGGAGACTAGGGGGTGCGGATGGTGGAGAATCCTGCCAGAGGAGAAGGTGACTCTTATCTCCATCCATTTTGAGCCACTGCAAACCATCTGGCCCTTCTTCCCTGGGCTCGTTGTGCTTGCTGGGTCTCTCCCACCCCGGCCACCAGAGGGCAGTACCGGtccacacctcggcctccccggGACCATGTTTGGGAAGATCAGAACAGTGCTCTGAACCCACCAGACTCCTTTTCAACACCTGCTTTTTAACAACTATTTTCTAATGCTCCTTTACTATCACAAAATACGATTGCTAACAAAACGTACCTAAGCAATTAATAAACATAATGCCTTAGCTCTAATGTAAAGGACACATGAAAGTATGAATaagggccgggcctggtggctcacgcttgtaatcccagcactttgggaggccgaggctggcggatcacgaggtcaggagatcgagaccacggtgaaaccccgtctccactaaaaatacaaaaaattagccggacgtggtggtgggcgcctgtagtcccagctactcagagaggctgaggcaggagaatggcgtgaacccgggaggcggagcttgcagtgagccaagatcgcgccactgcactccagcctgggtgacagagcgagattccgtctcaaaaagtaCGAATAAACTTTCAGTGTGTACTTCTTGAGCACGACTACACTAAATGAACACGATGGAGTCATTATATGCTTGTGCCCATTGTGGGGTCACCCCTGAAAGAATGCAAGTGCATGTGGGTATGTTGTGTCGGTGACAGACACATCACGATTTTCTAAAATGGTAAACAATTCTtggtaaagttaaaaaataaaatgggggccaggcacaatggctcacgcctgtaatcccagcactttgggaggctgaggcgggcagatcccttgaggtcaggagtttgagaccagcctgaccaacatggggaaaccccattgctactaaaaatacaaaaactagccgggcgtggcagcatgcaccagctactcgggaggctgaggcaggagaatcacttgaacctgggaggcggaggctgcagtgagctgagattgggccactgtactccagcctggacaacagagtgagactctgtctcaaaaaaggaaaaaagaaaactctcttCAAACCCAGCACTCATTGTTAGGTGTCAGGTGCATGGGAGCTAGACGCAGGCCTACCCTTCCACTCATAGACTTTCTCCAAGTGTGATGATGGTGGGGAGGCGCTGGGGTTGCGGCCCTCCTCACAGTGGTGCATTCactgcattgatttttttatagagataaaaaAATGCCAGTATCAAAAAATGGCAGATAAAAATTTATACAccataaaattcatttgaaatttaaatcagTGGATTTAGTGTATTTCACTGTGCTGTGCAAACATCACTACTGTGTAACTCCGGAATATGTCCATCACCCGCAAAAGAAACTGTGTACCTGTTAGCAGCCAGTCCCAAGTCCCGCCTTCCCCATCCCCGGCAACCCATCCATCTGTCTCTGTGGATTCTTCTATTCTGGAcaccttttcccttctctctctgtttgtTCACTTCATCTGAATGCCTCATTGACTATTCCTTGCTGTTACACCAAGAGAAACACTTGAGAGGCACACCCATCTCTTTGTTCCCTTCTACCTGCTACCTGCTATCCCTGCTAAGTCAATCAGCCGCTTTACACACTTTACACAGTTCTCCCCAGCCTATCACCAGCCCAAAGCACCACTTTAGAGACTGCACTTTATCCCTGGCTTTTCGTGAGTTGTCCAATGGGCCTTTGGCGAGAACTAATCCACTCCTAAACTTCACCTTCGTCAAGATTCTCCCTGCTGCCATCTAAGTGCGCTCAGCATGAGCAGGGGATCCCAACGAGGTCCTGGTCGTCAGACCTTACCCTGAGGCTCCCACCCCTGGCTGCTCACTAGAGTCAGCTGTGGAGCTTTCAGAGGTGAGGCCAGGGCCCCTCATGACAGATGCTGCTTCAGTGGGCTTGGAGGAAGCAGGAACAGGTCTGTGCTTTTCAGTTCCTCAGGTGACTCTAACAAGCAGTCgaggttgagaatcactgccttCCTCAATTTTTCCTGTTTCCTGTCACCATGACAAAGGGGAGGCCAAAGGCTAGTCCAGCTGTGGAGCAGCTGTGGGGGTCTTTAGCCAAGGAATGTGCTTTGGCATTCATTATGGGGAGAGAGCTGGGACAGGGGCACGATCCAGCCAGAACGGATGCTTTTCAGCAGTTCTAAGTCCCCATGGTCAAGGGCCTTGTTGCATCCTTTCTGTCCCAGGACTCTAGCTGGTGCCAGAGAATACGCAATGCCTTATCTTTCACCCCAGCTGGAATCACCTGACAGCCAGGACTTTGTGTCATAAGCCTCAAACCCTCCATGGTGCCTGTCACATAGTCTGGACTCACTACTAAGTACAATGGATTGGTTGATTTCTCCCTCCACACGGCAGGGGGACTTACCCAGCTGGGATGTGTTAATTTGACAACTTCAAGTGCCTGGCCCCCAAATATGAGGGTTGATGTAAACCAAAGCCAGCCAGAAGCTACTCCAAATATCTTGGCAAAGAGGAAAATCAAGGGCTCCACATTTTCTTAGGCAAGGACCATCCACCAATACAGCCCTTTTATTCCACTGGCATatgatttatttccttccttccttccttccttccttccttccttccttccttccttcctcccttcctcccttcctcccttcctcccttcctccctccctcttcccttcccttcccttttcccccttccctctcccctcccctcttctttcccttcttccccgttccctcccccctcccctcccctcttcccttcccccttcccccttcccttcccttctttcttttctttcttgatgggATCTCCCCATTGCCCGCAcaggagtacagtgatgcaatcgtAGCAAacttcttggctcaagcaatcctccaacctcagtgcctcctgagtagctgggactaaatgTGCAttcctccatgcctggctaatttattttttttcacagatggggtcttgctatgttgcccaacctggcctcaaactcctgggctcaagtgatcctctctcttGGCCTCCAgggtcactgggattacaggcacaagccactgcacctggctgtagTTCTTGAGTCAAGTATGACATACCCTGGTGAATAGAAACAGGTAAATCGGTTCTAAAACTCAATCTCTGGCCAGAGCTAACCAGTGGGCCCACAAGGTGGCCAGGTCCTGTGGCCCTGGTTGGGACAAAAGGATAAAGCATCTTCCTGGAGCACAGTATGGGGAAGGGCTCAAACCTggtccatgttggtcagatttTGGCCTGCACAGCTGGTGTCCAGGTAAGCTGCATGCCAGGAGGACACTGGCACTTCTCCCCTCCTGCTCCGCatcccccagccctgctgccgCGGTGCTAGTGACACATCACTGCCCATTGGAAAGTTTCATTTCATGTCTTGGCCATAGCTGCTCTAGTGCTTTTTCTTCACCTGCCTAGCGTCCATTGCTGATGACTTTTACACAGGACAGCAAGCAGGTGGACATCAGCCTAGGCTCACGGAGGTCTTTTAGAGACCTCTGGTTCCTCTTTGTAGAATGAGGGATACACTGGGTCAGCGAGTCTCTCACTTCATTCGCCTGAGTTCCACCTTGGCAATTTTGTAATGGAtcatgtactttttatttatcttgaagTGAcccaatttatataaaaatgtttcgTTTTCAAAAACTGTAATGTCACTACTTTCAATGGAAAATGGACACTTACCTTACACAGAaggaaagtaaaaacagaaacaagaaccAGATAAAGTGATTAAATTGTGGGGAGACCGTGTGTCTGCCAGGGGTCTGAGCCTGCGGCTGCTCTCTTTGTTGAAAAGGAAGCTTGACAAGTGCTGGAAAGGGGTGAAGACACTCATACGAAACAGACATTCCCCATGTCACAGACAGGCAGAGCAACAGAGAAATATTAGGGGGATCCCTTCTGATCACATGTGTCGTATTATTTAAAGCCACACCTGAAATCACTGACATCTGAAATCACGTGCCTTGTATATTCCCAGCAGCGCTGCCACACACTTCAGACTAACTGCTGAGATCTGTCTCCAGTTCTGATATCTGCAAATTCACAGACAGAGTGGAGTAGGGCCTTCTCAAATGATCTATGAGGACAGCTCCCCTACTTGAaaagcaatgttttttttttccgctaaaataattgttttcaatCTTTATTCCACCAAAATGATGCTTTTTGTTATATCAAATTTTGTTGAGCTGGGCACTGTCTCATGCTTCAAATcacagcaacttgggaggctgaggtgggaggatcacttgagttcaggagtttgagaccagcctaggcaacatagcaacacactatatcttaatttttttttttttttaattagctgggcgtggtggcgcatgcctgtagtcctagctacttgggaggctgaagtgggaggctcacttgagcccaggagttcaaagctgcagtgtgctatgatcatgccactgcactccagcctgggtgacagagcaagacctcgtctctaaaaaagaaaaaaaaaatcaaattttgttGACCaaactctaattttttaaaaatcgaaacggagtctcattgtgtcacccaggctggagtgcagtggcacaatcttggctcactgcaacctctgcctcctgaattcaagcaattttcctacctcagcctcccgagtaactgggattacaggcacctgctaccatgcctggctaattttttttatttttagtagaggggggtttcgcaatgttgggcaggctggtcttgaactactgacctcaagtgatccacctgcctcagcctcccaaagtgctgggattacaggcgtgagctaccacgctgGGCCCAAACTCTGCTTTTTAAGTAGCAGTTATTTAAGTTTCTACATTTAAATTACACACAGATACGTAACACACAACCACTCAGCACAGAGCTGGTGATCAGCAGAGACAATTTGAGTTGACATAATTTTAGGCAAAAGGCAAGAAACTTGGTATTGCTACTGGTAAGTATGTTTGCATTATGCCATTTAAGGAACTGAACAAAGTTTGCTTGTTCTGCAATGACTACCTTTTGAGACCTTAGCTTAACAGCCACTATTCTGAACCACAGCTCCAGGACAGAGAGACGATTAGGAGGTGTGTGGTGTGCTGGGTGGTGGGTACATTATGTACATGTTTATACTCCCAACATCAATTTCCAGGGAATGCCAAGGACAGCcaagtttcatttatttgtgcaaATATGGGCATGAGCAAGAATGTTCTAAACAATGTAACGATTTCCACCATCGATTACAGAATTTCCTCCGATCATTTGATTTGGTTACAGATGAATTTAAACTTCAATTTAAGCTTGACTTTTAAAACTCCCCCTCTGCTTCCCGATGAACCAGCATAATTCCTAAAATTACACCTAAACAAGTCTGTCTTGACACATTGGGGTTTGCCTTTAGAAACATTTAGAATCTAGTATGGGCAAGGCGGCTGGAACGAGGTTTGGGATGGCACAATGATTTATGCTTAATTCTGTTTGGACCACTGATACAAAAtgattcttatttcatttttagggTTTCCATAATTGTAGCAATTATCTCTGAAACATTTTTGTCCACACTTATTTGGATAAAGTTTTCTGGAGCTTCTGGGGGCTCCAGAGTCTCGAACTGGGACTGCAATAATTCAGGGGGCATAAAATGTCCCTCTCTTTTGAGTAAGCGTCCAGAGATGACCTCAAACGACCCACTCAGATGGACCACCAGGAGCTGCATCTCAGCCTGCTTTGCTTCCTTTCCCGACTCCTCACACTTCAGAGCTACACCATCTTTTCCTTGTGTTAATATGTCTCTGTACATTTTCTTCAGGGCTGAACAGGCTAGAACCACATGCTGTCCCGAGGCTACATCTctgtttagaaaaagaaaaaaaaaaaaaaggaggctaaaGACTGAAGGCATTTAAAGTAACCTCTGTCAGTTCTAGGTGCAGGACTCTAGTCCTACTTCCTGCCAGTGGAAGGCATTAGAAAATGGTGTTTAAGCATCAGCCAGTCCTAGCATCGAGTTAAAGATCTTCTGCTAGTAAAGTGAACAATCTTGGGTGAAGGCATTTACCTCTCTGAGCGTCAGTTCATCATCTGTTAAGTGGGGCTACCTAGGGTACTTGCCCATAGATCTGTCAAAAGGAAAACACTTCGAGATATCTGATACACAGATATGCTCAGGAAGTGTTAGTTCTGCTTTGATGGATGCCTGACGTTACTCTGTCTCAGCCTGTGGACACAGGGCTGCCGGCACGCCCCTGTGCCATGCAAACAGCTAAGCTCATGTCCTCTGCAGGATGTTCAGGGATCTGCGTTCTACAACTGGATTCTCCTCATTCCTACTCTACAGTATCTGGAGGAGTTGCCAGGTGCAATGCAGAGCTGGAGAAAGTGGGAGAGAAGGGAGCATCAGCCTTTCTGTGGGCAAGGTGAGCAGAATATGAGAGGTTCCTAGGGATGCACTAAGGAAAAAACTCCAGCCAGAAACAGAGGCAGACACAGCAGCAATAAGGGGAAACCAGTGTGGCCAGAGACCACACAGGAGAGTGAGCCACAGCTTCCACTTGGCTGCTGAGTGTGGGAGGCAGTCATCCTGGGGTCAGGACAGGATTCTAGAGTTAAGAGGTGGTGCATAAATTCTGGCTTGGGGCTGGCTTGGGGATCCAGTATAAAGTTCTCTTCGGAATGAAAGTTCTGAAGGAAGGGGCCTcccctgctgttttttttttttttttttttttggcagccaATACATGGctagcaaatataaaaaatactccTTTTTATGACTATGAAATGACAGTACTATAAAAACAGACTCTCATGAGTGTATTATGTTAGAGACCCAGGTAGGCAAAAATTTTCAAACCTTGAAACCCAGAACCATAAACCCCTAAATCAAAACTCAGCCCATGCAAAGACAGGGCTGCCAGCATGTCAACGGGTGTGAAAAAAGCAAACTGAATTTATGTTCATTTAAGTATATTCTAACTTCGTATGGCCCAGATGGTTTTAGATGGATAAAATATGACTTCATCTTAGAAAGCAATATCCGTAACCCACTCCCTGCCTTTTCCTTATCCTTCTCCACGTCCCGACCAGGATTTCCACTGGGGTCAGACCCACAGATGGGTGCTGTTGGGGACCCTGTTCGCTCAGGGGCATGCTGCAGAGCTGGGCAATGTGGATTCTAATCCTGGTGGCTAATTACCTGTTCACTCACAAATGACCTCAGGCCTTCCTGGTAGTCACAGCTTGaagtaaagggaagaaaaattgAGGACTGAGATAGGCAATAACAGAAGTGGCATCAGTGGACactttttgagcacttactatgtatcaGATACTGTTCTGTTGCCCACTCACCAACTCACTTACTCCTTACAATAATCTGTGAGTAGGAACTATATTAATTCCcgttttactgatgaagaaacagaCTTATGGAAACCAAGTGGCTGATCAAGACTGCTAGCTAGTAACTGTGTGGAGCTGTCTAGAAGGTTTGTCTCCAGAGCCTGACTAAACTCCATCCTGCCTGTGGCTGGTTGAAATTATTGTGGTTACTTGATAGAAGTGCAGTCAGTTTCTAGAATCCTTTACCATCAGTCAGTTGTGATTTCAGgagtgtattttttttccctgtcttttCTGAGGGTTTTCTTTACCTGCTGGCTTTGGCTTATGCCAAGGCCCAGTGGTCTCTTACCTTAGTAAAATGTCATGCAAGTTACAGAGCCATGGAATCCGgtcctgaaaaaaacaaaaacaaaaccaaaaacccagaCACAACGTGACTTCTCCAGGTATTGTTTGTTCGTAGAGAAACATAGTTATATCATGTTCGCAAATGTTAAGGTCCAGCGAGAGCTCAGTGGTGTGAGAAGTGGGCCATCACAAGGCTGAGGGGCCAGCTGCTGGgcagaaacattttctttcagcTGGTGTCAGTGGctctttttataataataaaaattgccCTAAAGTACCAGTATGTATCTCCCCATCTTAATCTCCCCATTTTACATGTGTCCTCCCTGGTTCTGATATGTTTACAAATCTTTTATTGTACTGCATGTATTCTTTAGGTATCTCTGATCTCAAATGCAGAGAGATACTCACATAAACCCTTATGTCAGCTGTCCCCTGGTCCTATTCTTCAAACCCTCCAAAGAACAAAATTCCCctcagataaaattattttaagaaatttatatttttgccaaAGACAGATGAAATTTACGTAGCATATGCTACAGTGTTTCACAAAGAAATCCTCCTGAGACAAGTAAATTCTCTCCTTCCTGGCGCAAATCCTGATTATTGGCCATAATgcattggaaaacaaaacaaaaaaactttctattattg
Coding sequences within it:
- the IDNK gene encoding probable gluconokinase isoform X3, whose product is MGKGIPLNDQDRIPWLCNLHDILLRDVASGQHVVLACSALKKMYRDILTQGKDGVALKCEESGKEAKQAEMQLLVVHLSGSFEVISGRLLKREGHFMPPELLQSQFETLEPPEAPENFIQISVDKNVSEIIATIMETLKMK
- the IDNK gene encoding probable gluconokinase isoform X2, with amino-acid sequence MAAPGAVLVMGVSGSGKSTVGALLASELGWKFYDADDYHPEENRRKMGKGIPLNDQDRIPWLCNLHDILLRDVASGQHVVLACSALKKMYRDILTQGKDGVALKCEESGKEAKQAEMQLLVVHLSGSFEVISGRLLKREGHFMPPELLQSQFETLEPPEAPENFIQISVDKNVSEIIATIMETLKMK
- the IDNK gene encoding probable gluconokinase isoform X4 yields the protein MKKPRPAAAAPSPRPPACSRGAHPGTASELRVPVLRRGGCGDRRLREEAAPEEAAAGPRRSTVGALLASELGWKFYDADDYHPEENRRKMGKGIPLNDQDRIPWLCNLHDILLRDVASGQHVVLACSALKKMYRDILTQGKDGVALKCEESGKEAKQAEMQLLVVHLSGSFEVISGRLLKREGHFMPPELLQSQFETLEPPEAPENFIQISVDKNVSEIIATIMETLKMK
- the IDNK gene encoding probable gluconokinase isoform X1, translating into MKCRWMDTSCGSDPLFCRSTVGALLASELGWKFYDADDYHPEENRRKMGKGIPLNDQDRIPWLCNLHDILLRDVASGQHVVLACSALKKMYRDILTQGKDGVALKCEESGKEAKQAEMQLLVVHLSGSFEVISGRLLKREGHFMPPELLQSQFETLEPPEAPENFIQISVDKNVSEIIATIMETLKMK